In Antechinus flavipes isolate AdamAnt ecotype Samford, QLD, Australia chromosome 3, AdamAnt_v2, whole genome shotgun sequence, a genomic segment contains:
- the P2RY8 gene encoding P2Y purinoceptor 8 produces MNSNISQPDNDTILMLGNPTIAVVLPIVYSLVAFISIPGNLFSLWVLCCHTKPKSPSVIFMINLCITDLMLAVALPFQIFYHLNSNNWPFGKFLCNLVTVVFYTNMYSSILTMTCISVERFLGVVYPLTSTRWRRKRYAVLACVGIWFLLLLALSPLAITDLTYEVKALGIITCFDVLKWNMLPSLAMWGIFLFTLFIFLFLIPFIVTVACYIATILKLIRTSGRYGNGQKSRSICLAGIVLLAFVTCFAPNNFILLVHMVSRLYFKKSYYHIYKLTLCLSCLNNCLDPFIYYFASKEFHQKLRKFLGKNALFSDSSETRRESLFSARTLSGRSMSNGQGEGSTGVSRACLQRQESLF; encoded by the coding sequence ATGAACAGCAACATATCTCAACCAGATAATGACACAATATTGATGCTTGGGAATCCAACCATTGCTGTGGTCCTCCCAATCGTGTATTCACTGGTAGCCTTCATCAGCATCCCTGGGAATCTTTTTTCCCTCTGGGTACTCTGCTGCCACACCAAACCCAAATCACCTTCTGTCATTTTTATGATCAACCTTTGCATCACTGATCTCATGTTGGCTGTAGCTCTCCCTTTTCAGATCTTCTATCACTTGAACAGCAACAACTGGCCCTTTGGAAAGTTCCTCTGTAATCTCGTGACAGTCGTCTTCTACACCAACATGTATTCCTCCATACTGACCATGACCTGCATTAGTGTAGAGCGATTCCTGGGGGTTGTATACCCCTTGACATCTACcaggtggagaaggaagagatatgCAGTTTTAGCTTGTGTAGGTATATGGTTTCTTTTACTGCTTGCCCTGTCCCCCTTGGCTATCACAGACTTGACCTATGAAGTAAAAGCCCTGGGGATCATCACCTGTTTTGATGTCCTCAAGTGGAATATGCTGCCTAGCCTTGCAATGTGGGGCATTTTCCTCTTCACCTTGTTCATTTTTCTGTTCCTTATTCCTTTCATTGTGACTGTAGCCTGCTATATTGCCACCATCCTCAAGCTAATCCGGACTTCTGGAAGGTATGGAAATGGACAGAAAAGCCGATCCATCTGTCTTGCTGGTATTGTCCTCCTCGCCTTTGTCACCTGTTTTGCTCCTAACAACTTCATTCTTTTAGTGCACATGGTCAGCCGCCTATATTTCAAGAAGAGCTACTACCACATTTATAAGCTTACCCTCTGTCTCAGCTGCCTCAACAACTGCTTGGATCCCTTCATTTACTACTTTGCCTCTAAAGAGTTTCATCAGAAATTAAGGAAGTTCCTAGGTAAAAATGCACTCTTCAGTGATAGCTCAGAGACCAGAAGGGAAAGTTTATTCTCTGCCAGGACCCTGTCAGGCCGATCAATGTCAAATGGACAGGGGGAAGGGTCAACTGGAGTCAGCCGGGCCTGTTTGCAAAGGCAGGAAAGTTTGTTTTAA